Proteins found in one Primulina eburnea isolate SZY01 chromosome 16, ASM2296580v1, whole genome shotgun sequence genomic segment:
- the LOC140816919 gene encoding uncharacterized protein encodes MVASRFMPVAPKCWRLEINFRQDAVSMLWSMNLPDGIQRQRTAVDELNCVVFLKRMMFSVLKFVASSMTAAYTYKLEARCMERYVYNIVQYVSNSGMLCNYFLKTMIWWQY; translated from the exons ATGGTAGCATCGCGATTCATGCCG GTTGCACCAAAGTGCTGGAGATTGGAGATCAACTTTAGGCAGGATGCAGTGTCGATGCTCTGGTCAATGAACCTGCCAGATGGCATCCAG AGACAAAGAACTGCAGTTGATGAACTCAATTGCGTAGTGTTTTTGAAGAGAATGATGTTCTCTGT GCTGAAGTTCGTGGCTTCCAGCATGACGGCTGCCTACACCTACAAGCTAGAAGCCCGATGTATGGAAAGGTATGTATATAATATTGTTCAATATGTGAGCAACAGTGGTATGTTGTGTAACTATTTTCTGAAAACTATGATCTGGTGGCAGTATTGA